GTGCCGGGTCTGAACAGGTCACAAACACCCTGTGCCCGACCAGAACCCCCTTGTTGGTCGTCACAGGGTAAGATAATCTCACCAATATCCAGTGACGCCTGCATGAAGTCCTCCGGATACCGGAAAATTGTATGAAATGCCTTGTTGGCAAAGAATATATTCCCGGTTTCCCCAAAAAGAAGAACAGGAATATCAGAAAAGCTAAACACTTCAGAGTACTCCTGAAAATCCATATCATTTTGTTGCGACTGGAATGACAGGGGGATTTCATTCTCTGCTGAATTATGTGGCATGGATAGCAGCACCCGGGATAGACCAACAGGATGTTGTACTTAATAAGGACTTGAAAGTATGGCTATTTATATGCATCCATCCGACTAATTCAGCAGATATATGGTACCATTCAATATGGCAGCAAATGACACCCAGGCAAGATACGGGATAAAAAGATATCCTGCGATTGTATTGATTCGATAGAAACTCACGGTCACTGCAAGAATGAATAGCCAGAGTATGAGAATCTCTATGAAACCGAAAAAGGGACTTTGCAGGGTGAAAAACGCATATGACCACAGAATATTGAGAAGGAGCTGGCAGAGAAAGAGACCCGCTGCAACCTGTACATCCGGCCTTTCGGTACCTTCCATCAGGATAAGATAGAGCGCAATACCCATCAGAATGAAAATGGCTGTCCATGCGATGGGGAACACCACATCCGGCGGAACAAACCACGGTTTTACCAGCACATCGGCATACCATGACCCTGCA
Above is a window of Methanogenium organophilum DNA encoding:
- a CDS encoding TspO/MBR family protein; translated protein: MENDMKQGVFPVRNPLLLIGCVVLTNLAGFIGSFFTDTGAGSWYADVLVKPWFVPPDVVFPIAWTAIFILMGIALYLILMEGTERPDVQVAAGLFLCQLLLNILWSYAFFTLQSPFFGFIEILILWLFILAVTVSFYRINTIAGYLFIPYLAWVSFAAILNGTIYLLN